From the genome of Sphingopyxis sp. DBS4:
CCGCGTCGCCGGTGTGGATCCAGCCGTCCCCGGTCATCGTCTTCGCGGTCGCGTCGGGCAGGTTCCAATAGCCGAGCATGTTGTTCGACGAGCGAGTGACGACCTCGCCGACGTCGCCGGTCGGAACCTCCTTGCCGTCAGCATCGAGGATTTTGATCTCGACGCCGGGCAGCGCCTTCCCCGCCGAGCGCATCCGCTTGTTGCCTTCGGGATCATGATCCTCGGGCGGCAGCATGCAAATGGTGCCGGTGGTCTCGGTCATCCCATAGGCCTGGATGAATTCGGCGCCGAACATCTTGATGCACTGGCGCAGCAGGTCGAGCGGAATCGGCGCGGCGCCGTAGAGGATATATTTGAGGCGGCTGTAATCGACGCTGGCGCAGCGCGGATGCATCAGCAACATCTGAAGCGCCGCAGGGACGATGAAGAAGCGCGTGACGCCATGCTGCTCGACCGCGTCGAACACGCCGTCGGGATTGAACTCGGCGAGGACGATGCCCGGCAGCCCCGCCGCGAGCGCCATGATGCCGAGGCCGGTGCCGCCGATATGCGCGCAGGGCATGGCGACGAGCACCGCTTCGTCATCGTCCCATTTCGTATAGGCAAGGTCGGCGTCGGCCGAATTTTTGCGCAGCGCGAAGAGGTTGCGGTTCGACAGCACCGCGCCCTTGGGATTGCCGGTGGTGCCCGAGGTATAGAGTTGCAGCACCGCCTCGTTCGGTCCCGAAGGCGCGAAGGCGGCGCGCGGCGTGCCGTCGATCAGCGCGCGCGCCTGATCGGCGTCGATGATCCGCGGAGCGTGGTCGAGCTTGCCGGCAAGCTGCTCCGCGGCCGCGTCGAAACCCGGCCCGGTGAAGACGATCTTCGCCTTCGTATCATTGACGATATAGGCCCACTCGGTCGGCGACAGCCGCCAACCGATCGGCGCCATCACGATGCCCGCGCGCGCCGCGCCGAAGAAGATGGTGAAATAAAGATCGCTGTTCTTGCCGATCCACGCGATGCGGTCGCCCTTCTCCAGCCCCGCGGCGAGCAAGGCGCTTGCGACGCG
Proteins encoded in this window:
- a CDS encoding fatty acid--CoA ligase — encoded protein: MAADISDLVTFDEFMTHWAADRPDRIAMREEDRVFTYAELEERTARVASALLAAGLEKGDRIAWIGKNSDLYFTIFFGAARAGIVMAPIGWRLSPTEWAYIVNDTKAKIVFTGPGFDAAAEQLAGKLDHAPRIIDADQARALIDGTPRAAFAPSGPNEAVLQLYTSGTTGNPKGAVLSNRNLFALRKNSADADLAYTKWDDDEAVLVAMPCAHIGGTGLGIMALAAGLPGIVLAEFNPDGVFDAVEQHGVTRFFIVPAALQMLLMHPRCASVDYSRLKYILYGAAPIPLDLLRQCIKMFGAEFIQAYGMTETTGTICMLPPEDHDPEGNKRMRSAGKALPGVEIKILDADGKEVPTGDVGEVVTRSSNNMLGYWNLPDATAKTMTGDGWIHTGDAGYLDEDGYLFIHDRMKDMIISGGENVYPAEVESAIFGHPAVQEVAVIGIPDQKWGETVKAVVVAKPGMNIDEADIIAWARDRIAAFKAPRSVDVIEALPRNASGKILRKDLRAPYWEGYERMVN